One genomic segment of Gimesia chilikensis includes these proteins:
- a CDS encoding phytanoyl-CoA dioxygenase family protein produces the protein MLPVNQLCTLDCPQDGYVLSDQQLEQYAAEGVLLVKQLFAPADLQPMCTELSGRLSLLEQHFGLEVQEDASQISQISDRLQQLEQRCPGAQSILYDVMNAAPSLHASGTHPKLMSLLQQLLSPEISIHDRYIILMSMPDAEWHLASWHQDWYYNEGPWSTITLYAPLQNTDHRNGSLTFALGEHLKPPVPHDEHDHGIRTKWHSLPPDVVQGFDRVVPTALEAGDVLLFHSLTPHTPSKNQSEHIRFVLNLRYRDLRDPQFLKDGWRIKEITHARKAMQRTAS, from the coding sequence ATGTTACCCGTAAATCAATTATGCACACTGGATTGCCCACAAGACGGTTACGTACTCTCTGATCAACAGTTGGAACAGTACGCGGCGGAGGGGGTGTTGCTGGTGAAACAGTTATTTGCCCCTGCGGATCTGCAACCAATGTGTACTGAGCTGTCAGGTCGCTTGAGCCTGCTCGAACAGCATTTCGGACTCGAAGTTCAGGAAGATGCCAGCCAGATATCACAAATCAGCGACCGCCTGCAGCAGCTTGAACAGCGCTGCCCCGGCGCTCAGAGCATTCTCTATGATGTAATGAACGCTGCACCTTCCCTGCACGCGTCCGGGACTCATCCCAAACTGATGTCGCTGCTGCAACAGTTACTCTCACCTGAAATTTCGATCCATGACCGCTATATCATTTTGATGAGCATGCCCGATGCGGAATGGCACCTGGCCTCATGGCACCAGGACTGGTACTACAACGAGGGTCCCTGGTCGACGATCACACTTTACGCACCGCTGCAGAACACAGACCACCGGAACGGTAGTCTGACTTTCGCACTGGGAGAACATCTAAAACCACCGGTTCCCCATGACGAACATGATCACGGTATTCGAACGAAATGGCACTCACTACCCCCCGATGTAGTTCAGGGATTTGACCGTGTCGTGCCGACCGCTCTGGAGGCCGGCGATGTTCTGCTGTTTCACAGCCTGACACCACATACACCCAGTAAGAACCAGTCCGAGCATATCCGCTTCGTGTTAAATCTACGCTACCGCGATTTGCGTGACCCGCAATTTCTGAAGGATGGCTGGCGAATCAAAGAAATCACACACGCCCGCAAAGCCATGCAACGAACCGCTTCCTGA